One Acidimicrobiales bacterium DNA segment encodes these proteins:
- the greA gene encoding transcription elongation factor GreA translates to MADPHQLSQAAYDRLKAEHDDLTTRGRIDIARKIESARELGDLSENGDYHAAKEEQGKMEGRILHLARILEDAVIVEADGGGDIVGTGAIVSIVFEGDDEVEKYLVGSIEEQRDDVTVVSPGSPMGAALLGASVGDTVEYEAPTGAVLKVEVVEIA, encoded by the coding sequence ATGGCTGACCCACACCAGCTCTCCCAGGCGGCCTATGACCGCCTCAAGGCCGAGCACGACGACCTCACCACCCGAGGCCGGATCGACATCGCCCGCAAGATCGAGTCGGCCCGCGAACTCGGCGACCTCTCAGAGAACGGCGACTACCACGCCGCCAAGGAGGAGCAGGGAAAGATGGAGGGCCGGATCCTGCATCTCGCCCGCATCCTCGAAGACGCGGTGATCGTCGAGGCCGATGGGGGCGGCGACATCGTCGGCACCGGCGCGATCGTCTCGATCGTCTTCGAGGGCGACGACGAGGTCGAGAAGTACCTCGTGGGCTCGATCGAGGAGCAGCGAGACGACGTCACCGTCGTCTCGCCGGGTTCACCGATGGGCGCGGCCCTGCTCGGCGCGTCGGTCGGCGACACGGTCGAATACGAGGCCCCGACCGGAGCCGT